One Streptomyces sp. L2 genomic window carries:
- a CDS encoding transposase, with product MRQLRYKCEWYGRTLVIVDRFFPSTRRCSACHSLGPRMDVSVREWSCPECGVVQDRDTNAAVNLRDEGMRLYWLVAASLPPGRKTPTVIKASELEECLLAA from the coding sequence TTGCGGCAGCTCCGGTACAAGTGCGAGTGGTACGGGCGGACGCTGGTGATCGTGGACCGCTTCTTCCCGTCGACGCGGCGCTGCTCGGCCTGCCACTCGCTGGGGCCCCGGATGGATGTGTCGGTCCGCGAGTGGTCGTGTCCCGAGTGCGGGGTGGTCCAGGACCGGGATACCAACGCCGCCGTGAACCTGCGGGACGAGGGGATGCGGCTGTACTGGCTGGTGGCGGCGTCTCTGCCGCCGGGCAGGAAGACGCCGACGGTGATCAAGGCGTCCGAGCTTGAGGAGTGTCTGCTGGCCGCGTAG
- a CDS encoding helix-turn-helix domain-containing protein, with protein sequence MGDAAEKPEAVKGEEARRIKREALGIGDRTKHHTRTATPLKGHVKEADTHHRLYRFRFYPTEEQAEQLSRTFGACRWVYNEGLALRVDPGRVVG encoded by the coding sequence ATGGGGGACGCGGCAGAGAAGCCGGAAGCGGTGAAGGGCGAGGAGGCCCGGCGCATCAAGCGCGAGGCCCTCGGCATCGGTGACCGGACGAAGCACCACACGCGTACGGCGACACCGCTGAAGGGGCACGTCAAGGAGGCGGACACGCACCATCGTCTGTACCGCTTCCGCTTCTATCCGACGGAGGAGCAGGCGGAGCAGTTGTCGCGGACGTTCGGGGCGTGCCGGTGGGTCTACAACGAGGGGCTGGCCTTGCGCGTCGATCCTGGACGCGTCGTGGGGTGA
- a CDS encoding HutD family protein — protein MAPQILRAGDRESAPWKNGGGLTAQVAVHPPGAGTDDFGWRVSVADVAAGGPFSAFPGVERIITLVEGAGMELVVDGVAHTVHEPYEPFVFSGDADTECRLLGGPIVDFNVMVRRAVAAARVRVVRSRTAVRAAPGMEVLVVVLEGAAVLERAGVRLGRLDAVRLSEGEGDDLGVEGVLAVVELEERDGAWPGVGRADRR, from the coding sequence ATGGCACCGCAGATCCTGCGCGCCGGGGACCGGGAGTCCGCGCCGTGGAAGAACGGGGGTGGGCTGACGGCACAGGTCGCGGTGCATCCGCCGGGGGCGGGGACGGACGACTTCGGGTGGCGGGTCAGTGTCGCCGACGTGGCGGCCGGGGGGCCGTTCTCCGCGTTTCCGGGGGTCGAGCGGATCATCACGCTCGTCGAGGGGGCGGGCATGGAGCTGGTCGTCGACGGGGTCGCGCACACGGTGCACGAGCCGTACGAGCCGTTCGTGTTCTCCGGTGACGCGGACACGGAGTGCCGGCTGCTGGGCGGGCCGATCGTGGACTTCAACGTGATGGTGCGGCGGGCGGTGGCGGCGGCGCGGGTCCGGGTGGTGCGTTCGCGTACGGCGGTGCGGGCGGCCCCGGGGATGGAGGTGCTGGTGGTTGTGCTGGAGGGGGCGGCCGTGCTGGAGCGGGCCGGGGTCCGGCTCGGCCGCCTGGACGCGGTGCGCCTGTCTGAGGGGGAGGGGGACGATCTCGGCGTGGAGGGGGTGCTGGCGGTCGTGGAGCTGGAGGAGCGGGATGGCGCTTGGCCGGGGGTGGGTCGCGCGGACCGGCGCTGA
- a CDS encoding FAD-dependent monooxygenase: MHRKADHRVPVLIVGGSLVGLSMSLFLGRLGVPHLLVERHSGTSIHPRGRGNNVRTMELFRVAGAEPAIKAAASLLADNHGILQTPTLVGDAGEWLFKEIDPGGGLARFSPTAWCLCSQNDLEPVLLDTARELGGDLRYSHELETFEQDAHGVTAVVRDRTTDERLTVHADHLVAADGPRSPVRERLGIGQSGPGDLFANVSVTFRSARLAEVVGDRRFICCYLTNPEADGALLPVDNKERWVFHAPWHPEHGETLEEFTEERLGRHIALAVGVPGLDVEITGMASWRAAERVADTYSAGRVFLAGDSAHEMSPTGAFGSNTGIQDAHNLAWKLAAVHQGWAGPGLLGTYDTERRPVALATSARASARSVEHAHPGFAPAPGVGGAKRGGILNVVLGYHYPHGAVLGADPDQPVVPDAVDLTGRPGTRAPHLWLRRAGERVSTLDLYERSLVLLTDAPDDAGWHTAARRIAEADGIPLDAYRIGPGADADLTYDDDTTDWARLHGVTADGAVLVRPDGFVAWRTPNAAPDPEGVLREVLRTLLRTG, from the coding sequence ATGCACCGAAAAGCCGACCACCGAGTCCCCGTCCTCATCGTGGGCGGCTCACTGGTGGGCCTGTCCATGTCCCTGTTCCTCGGCCGGCTCGGCGTACCGCACCTGCTCGTCGAACGTCACTCCGGGACCTCGATCCACCCGCGCGGACGCGGCAACAACGTCCGCACCATGGAACTCTTCCGCGTCGCCGGCGCCGAACCCGCCATCAAGGCCGCCGCGTCCCTCCTCGCCGACAACCACGGCATCCTCCAGACACCCACCCTCGTCGGCGACGCGGGCGAATGGCTGTTCAAGGAGATCGACCCCGGCGGCGGACTCGCCCGGTTCAGCCCCACCGCCTGGTGCCTGTGCAGCCAGAACGACCTCGAACCCGTCCTCCTCGACACCGCCCGCGAACTCGGCGGCGACCTGCGCTACTCCCACGAACTGGAGACCTTCGAGCAGGACGCCCACGGAGTGACGGCCGTCGTCCGCGACCGCACCACCGACGAACGCCTCACCGTCCACGCCGACCACCTCGTCGCCGCCGACGGCCCCCGCAGCCCCGTCCGCGAACGCCTCGGCATCGGCCAGAGCGGCCCCGGCGACCTCTTCGCCAACGTCAGCGTCACCTTCCGCTCCGCCCGCCTCGCCGAAGTCGTCGGCGACCGCCGCTTCATCTGCTGCTACCTCACCAACCCCGAGGCCGACGGCGCCCTCCTCCCCGTCGACAACAAGGAACGCTGGGTCTTCCACGCCCCCTGGCACCCCGAACACGGCGAAACACTGGAGGAGTTCACCGAGGAACGCCTCGGGCGGCACATCGCCCTCGCCGTCGGCGTCCCCGGCCTCGACGTCGAGATCACCGGCATGGCGTCCTGGCGCGCCGCCGAACGCGTCGCCGACACCTACTCCGCCGGCCGCGTCTTCCTCGCCGGCGACTCCGCCCACGAGATGTCACCCACCGGCGCCTTCGGCTCCAACACCGGCATCCAGGACGCCCACAACCTCGCGTGGAAACTCGCCGCCGTCCACCAGGGCTGGGCCGGCCCCGGCCTCCTCGGCACCTACGACACCGAACGCCGCCCGGTCGCCCTCGCCACCAGCGCCCGCGCCTCCGCCCGCTCCGTCGAACACGCCCACCCCGGCTTCGCCCCCGCCCCCGGCGTCGGCGGCGCCAAACGCGGCGGCATCCTCAACGTCGTCCTCGGCTACCACTACCCCCACGGCGCGGTCCTCGGCGCCGACCCCGACCAGCCCGTCGTCCCCGACGCCGTCGACCTCACCGGCCGCCCCGGCACCCGCGCCCCCCACCTGTGGCTGCGCCGCGCCGGCGAGCGCGTCTCCACCCTGGACCTGTACGAGCGCTCCCTCGTCCTCCTCACCGACGCCCCCGACGACGCCGGCTGGCACACCGCGGCCCGCCGCATCGCCGAGGCCGACGGCATCCCCCTCGACGCGTACCGCATCGGCCCCGGCGCCGACGCGGACCTCACCTACGACGACGACACCACCGACTGGGCCCGCCTCCACGGCGTCACCGCCGACGGCGCCGTCCTCGTCCGCCCCGACGGCTTCGTCGCCTGGCGCACCCCGAACGCCGCCCCCGACCCGGAGGGGGTCCTGCGGGAGGTCCTGCGCACCCTGCTCCGCACCGGCTGA